In Amblyraja radiata isolate CabotCenter1 chromosome 28, sAmbRad1.1.pri, whole genome shotgun sequence, one DNA window encodes the following:
- the c28h17orf97 gene encoding protein LIAT1 isoform X2 — protein sequence MEGSVLASRYKVKSSINLMGDSAEKKKVKKKGAKEKKDSCKIRRNSSTHKRGKSIKLHASKASKASPGMEKSTSQGGTKPCAEPMENSDKSDRDGDQAEASSICSIDQLATSVNESLRWDGVLEDPVAEEERIKLYKLNRQLRYLAAQNTTRKEVQFCQKDFSNSQSQKDNPYIITSKMYQQLASKDHANSYFMGQRT from the exons ATGGAAGGCAGTGTGCTGGCCAGCAGATACAAAGTAAAGTCGTCCATCAACCTGATGGGAGATTCAGCAGAAAAGAAGAAAGTCAAGAAAAAGGGAGCGAAAGAAAAGAAGGATTCCTGTAAAATAAGAAGAAATTCTTCAA CTCATAAACGAGGGAAAAGTATCAAGCTCCATGCTTCTAAAGCTTCTAAAGCATCTCCGGGCATGGAGAAATCAACTAGTCAAGGGGGTACCAAGCCTTGTGCAGAACCGATGGAGAACAGTGATAAATCTGACAGAGATGGAGATCAGGCCGAAGCATCCTCCATTTGCTCCATAGACCAACTCGCTACCTCCGTAAACGAATCCCTGCGCTGGGATGGAGTCCTGGAAGATCCCGTGGCGGAAGAGGAAAGGATCAAACTTTACAAATTAAACCGGCAGCTGAGATACCTGGCGGCCCAGAACACCACGCGCAAGGAGGTCCAGTTCTGCCAAAAGGACTTCTCCAACTCTCAGTCTCAGAAGGACAATCCATACATCATCACCAGCAAAATGTACCAGCAACTAGCCTCAAAGGATCACGCCAACTCTTACTttatgggccaaagaacctga
- the c28h17orf97 gene encoding protein LIAT1 isoform X1: MEGSVLASRYKVKSSINLMGDSAEKKKVKKKGAKEKKDSCKIRRNSSSTPSTSDEIVMAHKRGKSIKLHASKASKASPGMEKSTSQGGTKPCAEPMENSDKSDRDGDQAEASSICSIDQLATSVNESLRWDGVLEDPVAEEERIKLYKLNRQLRYLAAQNTTRKEVQFCQKDFSNSQSQKDNPYIITSKMYQQLASKDHANSYFMGQRT, from the exons ATGGAAGGCAGTGTGCTGGCCAGCAGATACAAAGTAAAGTCGTCCATCAACCTGATGGGAGATTCAGCAGAAAAGAAGAAAGTCAAGAAAAAGGGAGCGAAAGAAAAGAAGGATTCCTGTAAAATAAGAAGAAATTCTTCAAGTACGCCATCAACCTCAGATGAGATTGTAATGG CTCATAAACGAGGGAAAAGTATCAAGCTCCATGCTTCTAAAGCTTCTAAAGCATCTCCGGGCATGGAGAAATCAACTAGTCAAGGGGGTACCAAGCCTTGTGCAGAACCGATGGAGAACAGTGATAAATCTGACAGAGATGGAGATCAGGCCGAAGCATCCTCCATTTGCTCCATAGACCAACTCGCTACCTCCGTAAACGAATCCCTGCGCTGGGATGGAGTCCTGGAAGATCCCGTGGCGGAAGAGGAAAGGATCAAACTTTACAAATTAAACCGGCAGCTGAGATACCTGGCGGCCCAGAACACCACGCGCAAGGAGGTCCAGTTCTGCCAAAAGGACTTCTCCAACTCTCAGTCTCAGAAGGACAATCCATACATCATCACCAGCAAAATGTACCAGCAACTAGCCTCAAAGGATCACGCCAACTCTTACTttatgggccaaagaacctga